The proteins below are encoded in one region of Veillonellales bacterium:
- a CDS encoding methylated-DNA--[protein]-cysteine S-methyltransferase produces MKNVFFYQMDIGRIGMAENGTAITNVYFNGGSPGDALLQETDLLKEAGRQLKDYLTGKRKTFELPLAPDGTEFQQKVWQSLQEIPYGETRSYGEVAKSIGNPQSSRAVGMANHKNPIPIFIPCHRVIGAKGDLVGYAGGLSVKISLLKLEKQHANDYAQTICRTGNSKKLPPS; encoded by the coding sequence ATGAAAAACGTATTTTTTTATCAAATGGACATTGGTCGCATTGGAATGGCAGAAAACGGAACTGCGATTACGAATGTGTATTTCAACGGGGGCTCCCCGGGAGATGCTCTATTACAAGAAACAGACTTGCTCAAAGAAGCCGGCAGGCAGCTTAAGGATTATCTTACCGGCAAGCGGAAAACATTCGAGCTTCCCCTTGCCCCTGACGGTACCGAATTTCAGCAGAAGGTATGGCAGTCTTTGCAAGAAATTCCCTATGGCGAAACACGAAGCTATGGAGAAGTTGCAAAGAGTATCGGAAATCCACAATCCTCCCGTGCAGTCGGTATGGCGAATCACAAAAATCCTATTCCTATATTTATACCCTGCCACCGTGTCATTGGTGCGAAGGGAGATCTGGTCGGCTACGCAGGCGGGCTGTCTGTAAAAATATCCCTTTTAAAATTGGAAAAACAGCATGCAAACGACTACGCCCAAACTATTTGCCGAACAGGGAACAGTAAAAAACTTCCTCCATCTTGA
- a CDS encoding alpha/beta hydrolase: MPNVTANGIQIEYDTFGDSSSSALLLIAGNGAQMLFWDAELCELLAKTGLFVIRFDNRDAGLSTKFDEAGVPDIMAAIKAAMEGKDVAAAYSLDDMADDCAGLLDALHVERAHICGASMGGMIAQVVAYRHPRRVLSLTSIMSNTGNPHLPQGKPEAIAAVVAPPPAERTAYIEHNMNVWRKIWSPGFPFEEKRARTYLEKSYDRSYYPQGMARQNMAILSRGDRTALLSSIKAPTLVIHGSGDPLIPIEAGKDTARVIPRANLLIIDGMGHDLPKGAWPEVVTAISRHIKKVTPPSNSL; encoded by the coding sequence ATGCCTAATGTAACGGCCAATGGAATTCAGATCGAGTATGATACTTTCGGCGATAGCTCTTCTTCAGCTTTACTATTAATCGCCGGCAATGGTGCCCAAATGCTCTTCTGGGATGCCGAGCTCTGCGAACTATTAGCGAAAACAGGGCTTTTTGTAATTCGTTTTGACAATCGCGATGCTGGCCTTTCGACCAAATTTGATGAAGCCGGAGTCCCGGATATTATGGCTGCAATCAAAGCCGCTATGGAAGGTAAGGATGTTGCAGCGGCATATTCCCTGGACGATATGGCAGATGACTGTGCGGGGTTACTGGATGCATTGCACGTTGAAAGAGCGCATATCTGCGGCGCTTCGATGGGCGGCATGATAGCCCAAGTTGTTGCTTATCGGCATCCACGGCGTGTTCTGAGCCTGACTTCCATCATGTCAAACACGGGGAATCCCCATCTTCCGCAGGGAAAGCCGGAGGCCATAGCTGCCGTTGTCGCGCCGCCGCCGGCGGAGCGCACAGCATATATTGAACACAATATGAATGTATGGCGAAAGATTTGGAGTCCCGGTTTTCCCTTTGAGGAGAAGCGAGCTCGGACATACCTGGAGAAGAGCTATGACCGATCCTATTATCCACAGGGAATGGCGCGTCAAAATATGGCGATTCTTTCCCGCGGCGATAGAACAGCATTGCTTTCGTCCATTAAAGCCCCCACACTCGTAATACACGGGTCCGGAGATCCGCTGATCCCTATCGAAGCGGGGAAAGATACGGCTCGCGTAATTCCTAGGGCAAATTTATTGATCATTGACGGAATGGGGCACGACCTCCCCAAGGGGGCTTGGCCGGAAGTAGTAACCGCTATTTCCCGTCATATAAAAAAGGTAACACCCCCCAGCAATAGCCTTTGA
- a CDS encoding TetR/AcrR family transcriptional regulator → MRNRILMAAADEMKTRGVKFTMSNLARRLSLSKTSLYEHFSSKNELVHDILATAIHDVEEQADKIYNNPGLSPAEKFQALLKVSPQVFGSINNNSLYDDLRHYYPNEWQLVSDFRDEHLNRLTSLVVQSIETHSLRPINVSVLKQIITSVTNDLFNYRFLEESNLTYADALSAMADIIVFGLSTSKK, encoded by the coding sequence TTGCGTAATCGAATTCTTATGGCCGCGGCCGACGAGATGAAAACCCGCGGTGTAAAATTTACAATGAGCAACCTTGCACGGCGTCTCAGTCTTAGTAAAACTTCTTTATACGAGCACTTTTCCTCCAAAAATGAACTGGTGCATGATATTTTAGCTACAGCGATCCACGATGTCGAGGAACAGGCGGATAAAATCTACAATAACCCTGGGCTATCCCCTGCGGAAAAATTTCAGGCTCTGCTAAAAGTTTCACCGCAGGTATTCGGTTCCATAAACAATAACAGTCTTTATGACGATCTGCGCCACTATTATCCAAATGAATGGCAGCTGGTGTCAGACTTCCGCGACGAACATCTGAATCGCCTGACTTCTCTTGTCGTCCAGAGTATTGAAACCCACTCACTTCGCCCGATTAATGTATCTGTGCTTAAACAAATTATAACGAGTGTGACAAATGACCTGTTCAACTACCGATTCCTGGAAGAAAGCAACCTGACATATGCAGATGCATTATCAGCAATGGCGGATATTATCGTATTCGGACTGAGCACATCTAAAAAATAA
- a CDS encoding flavodoxin family protein, with the protein MKIAVINGSHRGRNGNTNIMSSAFLKGAKEAGAETVTVFLAEKEIKYCTACKVCWFKTPGKCVIKDDMAEIISLIEDADVRVLATPLYFDNISSMLKTFIDRLMVTASPYWGKDSQGECRHLTTKAAPQMVMLANCGFPERSHFQVISHWLKRHARNLNAQIIGEIYVPQGALLSVRENEVGMVVANYLKTLEIAGREIAINRKLTAKTMELLEQKFIPDEVYIREVKKYVDSLLD; encoded by the coding sequence ATGAAAATTGCAGTGATTAACGGCAGCCATCGCGGCAGAAATGGCAATACGAATATTATGAGTTCTGCTTTCTTAAAGGGAGCAAAGGAAGCAGGAGCAGAAACGGTAACTGTTTTTTTAGCAGAAAAAGAAATTAAATACTGTACGGCGTGTAAGGTCTGTTGGTTTAAAACACCAGGGAAATGTGTCATCAAAGATGATATGGCGGAGATTATATCTCTTATCGAAGATGCGGATGTTCGTGTTTTGGCGACGCCGCTTTATTTTGATAATATTTCAAGTATGCTAAAAACTTTTATAGATCGACTCATGGTAACAGCCAGCCCCTATTGGGGAAAAGATAGTCAAGGAGAATGCCGTCATTTAACAACGAAAGCGGCTCCACAGATGGTCATGCTGGCAAATTGTGGCTTTCCGGAAAGATCACATTTCCAGGTGATCTCCCATTGGCTTAAACGACATGCGCGGAATCTCAATGCACAGATAATTGGTGAAATATATGTTCCCCAGGGGGCGCTGTTGAGTGTCCGGGAAAACGAGGTGGGCATGGTTGTCGCTAACTATCTGAAGACTTTGGAAATTGCAGGCAGGGAGATTGCCATCAATCGAAAATTGACAGCAAAAACAATGGAATTGCTAGAACAAAAATTTATTCCGGATGAAGTTTATATACGGGAAGTTAAAAAGTATGTTGATAGTCTATTGGATTAA
- a CDS encoding TolC family protein, with product MKLHSTYFKTTFLSILTFLALSQPAFAQPIDLSLDDSIALTFKNNPALQIAAAREEQTVWAIKEAQSNKKASLDFTHIDLRSDAPHSWQPTLSSVDAYNYFSNTLTASIPLYTGGKVENSIKQAQLGQENSQLEIAATKNNLKLESRQGYYQALQSQLLLEIAKQTVADFKVHLNHVLDMFDKGVVPWHDVLQTKVKLANAENTLVKAQNDYNLAIYRLNKTMGLPLHSEINLTEPLIYQQFTLSQDDVITFGLDHRPEMRQQQTTVKIRETQVNITRSENRPKVMLKGTVAWDDTDFAGTKNEDSTAMLITQLNVFDSGNTDAKIKQAQSEVLAAKEQARQTHDDISLEISDAYLNMREAEKRISTNKVAVEEASVNFEIAQKAYSAGVDTNLDVMDAELALTQAKTNYTNSLFDYNISKARLDKAIGSN from the coding sequence GTGAAGTTACATTCTACTTATTTTAAAACAACTTTCTTATCCATTCTAACTTTCCTGGCATTATCTCAGCCTGCATTTGCGCAGCCAATAGACCTCTCCCTTGATGACAGCATTGCGCTAACCTTTAAAAATAATCCGGCATTGCAAATTGCAGCGGCACGTGAAGAACAAACCGTTTGGGCAATCAAAGAAGCTCAATCCAATAAAAAAGCATCCCTCGATTTCACACATATTGATCTGCGCTCCGATGCGCCGCATTCATGGCAGCCGACATTGTCATCGGTCGATGCATACAATTACTTTAGCAATACACTGACTGCCAGTATCCCGCTGTACACTGGCGGCAAAGTAGAAAATTCAATTAAACAGGCTCAACTGGGACAAGAAAATTCCCAGCTTGAAATAGCCGCCACTAAAAATAACCTTAAGTTAGAGAGCCGTCAGGGTTATTACCAAGCGCTACAATCCCAACTGTTATTAGAAATTGCTAAACAAACAGTCGCTGATTTTAAAGTTCACCTGAATCATGTTCTAGATATGTTTGATAAAGGGGTAGTCCCTTGGCATGACGTATTGCAGACCAAAGTCAAACTCGCCAATGCGGAAAATACTTTGGTAAAAGCGCAAAATGATTATAACTTAGCGATTTATCGTCTCAATAAAACTATGGGATTGCCTTTGCACAGTGAAATCAATCTTACAGAACCGTTAATTTATCAACAATTCACTCTCAGTCAAGATGATGTCATTACGTTTGGATTAGACCATCGGCCAGAAATGCGGCAACAACAAACAACTGTAAAAATAAGAGAAACCCAGGTTAACATTACCCGGAGCGAGAACCGCCCCAAGGTTATGCTAAAAGGCACGGTAGCCTGGGATGACACCGACTTCGCCGGTACTAAGAATGAAGACAGCACTGCCATGCTGATCACACAGCTTAATGTGTTCGATTCGGGTAATACGGATGCTAAAATCAAGCAGGCGCAATCAGAAGTATTAGCTGCCAAGGAACAAGCCAGACAAACACATGATGATATTTCGTTGGAAATCAGCGACGCCTATTTGAATATGAGAGAAGCGGAAAAGCGAATTTCTACTAACAAAGTAGCGGTTGAAGAAGCCAGTGTCAATTTTGAGATTGCCCAAAAAGCTTATAGTGCCGGAGTTGATACGAATCTGGATGTTATGGATGCCGAACTGGCGTTAACCCAGGCAAAAACAAATTATACCAACTCATTGTTTGACTACAACATCAGCAAAGCCCGACTCGACAAAGCTATAGGAAGCAATTAA
- a CDS encoding DUF421 domain-containing protein, with protein sequence MNELLDIGWRTSLVLCLLLIIARILGRRTLAQLTFFDFAVGIIIGNIAVLILSDRYMEIVLILSSLVIVTFWVLVISFVSRKSLPARKILESQPILVIYKGRILEENLKRRYYNVNDLLELLREQEVFSPSHVEAALIETDGALSVLKKTEKQNESSYASQTNKLPFSNMLGKELIIDGEIIFENLKIAGLSYEELINKLALRGIAKPQEIMLCMLSPEGELYIDMRKDLLIKDNNDDF encoded by the coding sequence ATGAATGAACTGTTAGATATAGGTTGGCGAACCTCTCTAGTTTTATGTCTATTATTAATTATTGCACGAATATTAGGCAGACGAACATTGGCACAATTGACCTTTTTTGATTTTGCAGTAGGTATAATTATCGGAAATATAGCAGTGCTGATTCTATCAGATAGATATATGGAAATTGTTTTAATATTGTCGAGCTTAGTTATTGTTACTTTTTGGGTTCTTGTTATTAGTTTTGTATCCAGAAAGTCATTACCGGCAAGAAAGATTTTAGAGTCTCAGCCGATATTAGTCATATATAAAGGGCGCATATTAGAAGAAAATTTAAAAAGAAGGTACTATAATGTTAATGACCTTTTGGAATTGCTAAGAGAACAGGAAGTATTTTCACCCTCCCATGTTGAGGCAGCATTGATTGAAACTGATGGGGCATTAAGCGTATTAAAGAAAACAGAGAAGCAAAATGAGTCATCATATGCTTCACAAACAAATAAACTCCCTTTTAGTAATATGCTTGGCAAGGAATTAATTATTGATGGGGAAATTATATTTGAAAACTTAAAAATTGCTGGGCTCTCTTATGAAGAATTAATTAATAAATTAGCTTTGCGCGGGATTGCGAAGCCACAGGAAATAATGCTGTGCATGTTAAGCCCTGAGGGAGAATTATATATAGATATGAGAAAAGACCTGCTTATTAAAGATAATAACGACGATTTCTAG
- a CDS encoding diguanylate cyclase: MFKNLSKFYVLYALFSLIFTGFLFIAVPPGIFNAATILFPAFLLLALRFRRKNTAYGFAAAALISHHWLLNAIAAYKSIGADAFTPFIINAGFLYAPVLPNPFFSILAVTTLTFHFINYDGGISALIVVKIICTILFALLASMVVRFFRNLSVERNRFYQASITDPLTGLSTFTHAIHLGQKMLSAGKQVIVALIDFDNFKSINDTYGHVIGNKVLIQFAAALRKLVISESAIARLGGDEFVLILGQESGDALAVAAMLEQLETTCYVTDNDLNPIQIAFSYGIALQSKTEKMNIEELINLADKNMYCNKTLKNMHPTLHDNVNNIPENFQEILTVLEQKDIYSYVHSQAVAHYSAFLAEKAGMDASFVDRLYLAGWLHDIGKIAVSNHILRKPGKLSEKEYHLMQNHVEFGMSFLKLFAIDDTVGKAIENHHERYDGYGYPHGRMKNGIPFEGRILAIADAYAAMTVKRVYRKIMAPAEALQELKNEKESQFDPQLVDIFVANMLKSHPVPNDRVTLE, encoded by the coding sequence GTGTTTAAAAATCTCTCAAAATTTTACGTCCTTTATGCGCTTTTCAGTCTCATATTCACCGGTTTTTTATTTATTGCAGTTCCGCCGGGAATTTTTAACGCCGCCACTATATTATTTCCTGCATTTCTCTTGCTTGCGTTACGATTTAGACGAAAAAATACCGCTTATGGCTTTGCCGCAGCAGCCCTTATCAGTCATCATTGGCTGTTGAATGCCATAGCCGCTTATAAAAGCATAGGTGCGGATGCCTTTACTCCTTTTATTATTAATGCCGGGTTTCTATATGCCCCGGTATTACCGAACCCTTTTTTTTCTATATTGGCAGTAACAACTCTTACATTTCACTTTATTAATTATGACGGAGGTATATCTGCACTCATTGTTGTAAAAATCATCTGCACTATTTTATTTGCCTTATTAGCCAGTATGGTGGTACGCTTTTTCCGCAATTTATCAGTAGAGCGCAATCGTTTTTATCAAGCAAGCATCACCGATCCGCTTACGGGATTAAGCACTTTTACCCATGCAATCCATCTTGGTCAAAAAATGCTGTCTGCCGGCAAGCAGGTAATCGTAGCTCTTATTGATTTTGACAATTTTAAAAGTATTAATGATACTTACGGACATGTTATCGGTAATAAAGTCCTGATTCAATTCGCTGCGGCATTGCGAAAGCTTGTCATTTCAGAATCAGCGATTGCCCGGCTAGGCGGGGATGAATTTGTTCTTATCCTTGGACAAGAGAGCGGAGATGCTTTGGCAGTTGCTGCTATGCTTGAGCAGTTAGAAACAACCTGTTATGTCACTGATAATGATCTAAATCCAATACAAATTGCTTTTTCTTACGGAATAGCCTTACAAAGCAAGACAGAAAAGATGAATATTGAAGAATTGATCAATTTAGCTGACAAGAATATGTATTGTAATAAAACATTAAAAAATATGCATCCCACCTTGCATGACAACGTTAACAATATTCCGGAGAACTTTCAGGAAATTCTAACTGTATTGGAACAAAAAGATATATACAGTTATGTACATTCCCAAGCCGTTGCTCATTACAGTGCGTTTTTAGCAGAAAAAGCAGGAATGGATGCTTCCTTCGTTGACCGTCTTTATCTGGCGGGCTGGCTTCATGATATTGGGAAAATTGCTGTTTCAAATCATATCCTGCGTAAGCCCGGCAAATTAAGCGAAAAAGAGTATCATTTAATGCAAAATCATGTTGAGTTCGGGATGAGTTTTTTAAAATTGTTCGCTATTGATGATACCGTAGGAAAGGCGATTGAGAATCACCATGAACGATATGACGGATACGGATATCCCCATGGCCGGATGAAAAACGGAATCCCTTTTGAAGGCCGTATTCTAGCGATAGCCGATGCTTACGCGGCGATGACGGTAAAGAGAGTCTATCGAAAAATTATGGCTCCTGCGGAGGCCTTGCAAGAACTCAAGAATGAAAAAGAAAGTCAATTTGATCCGCAGCTTGTAGATATATTTGTTGCTAATATGCTAAAAAGCCACCCTGTCCCAAATGACAGAGTGACTCTTGAATAA
- a CDS encoding efflux RND transporter permease subunit encodes MNQFNLTEWALNHKQFIYFFVILAFVAGLFSYKSMGRAEDPDFVIKQMVIAVPWPGATARQMEEQVTDKVEKKLQDLPGLDYLKSYSTPGLTVIYVNLKDNVPKKEIRSSWVEARNMVNDIKSTFPTGVMDPVFNDRFDEVYGIVYALTSDGYSYEQMREKAEKIRRVFLGVPNVRKVKLLGVQTEKIYVEIENSKLAQLGIPPETILSTLQAQNAMAPSGMLQTASDNVYMRVTGMFENLEDIQSLPIEVNGRSFRLGDIAKISRSYSDPSDPQFYYNGQPAIGIAVAMDTGGNILNLGKDMETAVDHIQKELPAGLELHQTVNQPKVVENSIDEFVESLAEAIGIVLIVSFISLGVRSGMIVALCIPLVIATVFTVMQIAGIDLHRTSLGALIIALGLLVDDAIITIETMVVKLEEGWDRLAAAKFAYASTAYPRLTGELVTCAGFIPVGFSNGNASEYCVTMFYVIAMALLISWLVAGTATPLFGYLFIKVKPHSGEDSHDVYDTPLYHKFRGLLSWCLSHRGIMLGGTVISFALGVLLLTNITQQFFPSSSRPELIVQLRLQEGASLENTEQVAKEFAQRISDDPGIDYYTYHVGEGAPRFVLTIEPELPKTNFAEFVIVAKDDKVRDQLRAKYAKVLNDDFPAVQYHTKVISIGPAADYPVMLRVKGYDVDKVREISEQVKAAMASNPHVQNVNLKWNEKSKIVHLAIDQDKARKLGVASAPLATSLQTQLSGLPITQFREDDKTVDMVFRFDSQNRNNPESVKNINIHTGNGRYVPLDQIAKISYDAEEGLIYRRDLKPMILVQAELKAENVTGQDVATQIYDQLKPLRESLPFGYSIEYDGSNEDSVKALHFLLEPVPAMFIIIMIILMAQLQSIPKMMLTMLTAPLGIIGVSVGLFISGKPLGFVVQLGILALSGIIMRNSVILIDQIDQQLAAGASPWNAIIEATVIRLRPILLTAAAAILGMVPLLSSVFWGPLAVTIAAGLLGATILTLLVLPVMYATCYRVQSNHTLPVPLGPDKQGDAPLA; translated from the coding sequence ATGAACCAATTCAATCTGACGGAGTGGGCGCTGAACCATAAGCAGTTTATTTACTTTTTTGTCATCCTCGCCTTCGTTGCCGGCCTATTCTCCTATAAAAGTATGGGCCGGGCGGAAGATCCCGATTTCGTAATTAAGCAGATGGTCATCGCGGTTCCCTGGCCGGGCGCTACCGCCCGCCAAATGGAAGAGCAAGTCACCGACAAAGTCGAAAAAAAGCTTCAGGATTTGCCGGGGCTTGACTACTTAAAAAGCTATTCCACACCGGGCCTTACTGTTATTTATGTGAACCTCAAAGACAATGTGCCAAAAAAAGAAATAAGAAGCAGCTGGGTGGAAGCCAGAAATATGGTCAATGACATAAAGAGCACCTTCCCTACCGGCGTCATGGATCCGGTGTTTAATGATCGCTTCGATGAAGTTTACGGTATTGTGTACGCGCTTACCAGCGACGGCTATTCCTACGAACAAATGAGGGAAAAAGCGGAAAAAATCCGGCGGGTCTTTCTGGGGGTTCCCAACGTAAGGAAAGTCAAACTACTGGGCGTGCAAACCGAAAAAATTTACGTTGAGATTGAAAACAGTAAATTAGCGCAACTCGGGATTCCTCCGGAGACAATTCTATCCACCCTGCAAGCGCAAAACGCTATGGCGCCTTCGGGTATGCTTCAAACCGCTAGTGACAATGTGTATATGCGGGTTACCGGCATGTTTGAGAACCTTGAAGATATTCAAAGCCTTCCCATTGAAGTAAACGGCCGCAGCTTCCGGTTAGGGGATATCGCCAAAATAAGCCGCAGTTATTCCGACCCCTCCGATCCCCAGTTCTATTACAACGGCCAGCCGGCTATCGGCATTGCGGTGGCCATGGATACCGGCGGTAATATTCTGAACCTGGGAAAAGATATGGAAACAGCCGTGGATCACATCCAAAAAGAACTTCCGGCCGGTTTGGAACTCCACCAAACGGTGAACCAGCCCAAAGTTGTGGAAAACTCCATCGATGAGTTTGTCGAATCACTGGCGGAAGCGATCGGCATTGTTTTAATTGTAAGTTTTATCAGTTTGGGCGTTCGCTCCGGAATGATTGTGGCGCTTTGCATACCGCTGGTCATTGCGACCGTGTTCACGGTCATGCAAATTGCCGGTATCGATTTGCATCGAACCTCCCTGGGTGCCCTGATTATTGCTTTGGGTCTGTTGGTTGATGATGCTATTATCACCATAGAAACCATGGTCGTGAAGCTGGAAGAAGGCTGGGATCGTTTAGCCGCCGCCAAATTTGCCTATGCTTCCACCGCCTATCCCCGGCTGACCGGTGAATTAGTTACCTGTGCGGGCTTTATTCCTGTAGGCTTCTCAAACGGAAATGCCTCTGAATACTGTGTAACCATGTTCTACGTTATTGCTATGGCGCTCCTTATATCCTGGCTGGTAGCCGGCACCGCCACTCCGCTGTTTGGCTACTTATTCATTAAAGTCAAGCCTCATTCCGGCGAAGACAGCCATGACGTTTACGACACTCCCTTATACCATAAGTTTAGAGGACTTCTTTCCTGGTGCCTAAGCCACCGCGGTATAATGCTGGGAGGCACCGTCATTTCCTTTGCTTTAGGCGTGCTTTTACTTACAAATATTACACAGCAGTTCTTTCCGTCATCATCCCGTCCAGAATTGATTGTGCAGCTTAGACTCCAGGAAGGCGCTTCCCTCGAGAATACGGAACAAGTTGCCAAGGAGTTTGCGCAAAGAATTAGTGATGATCCCGGAATTGATTACTATACCTATCATGTTGGTGAGGGCGCCCCGCGCTTTGTTTTGACAATTGAACCTGAACTGCCCAAAACTAATTTTGCCGAATTTGTCATTGTCGCCAAAGATGATAAAGTAAGAGACCAGTTGCGTGCCAAATACGCAAAAGTGCTGAATGACGATTTCCCCGCCGTACAATATCACACTAAAGTTATTAGTATCGGCCCTGCCGCTGATTATCCTGTCATGCTCCGGGTAAAAGGGTACGACGTGGACAAGGTTCGTGAAATCAGCGAACAGGTAAAAGCGGCCATGGCTTCGAATCCCCATGTGCAAAATGTCAACCTGAAGTGGAATGAGAAAAGCAAGATTGTCCATCTTGCCATTGATCAGGATAAAGCCAGGAAACTGGGAGTTGCGTCCGCACCGTTGGCGACCTCTCTGCAAACCCAGCTTTCCGGCTTGCCTATAACGCAATTCCGGGAAGATGACAAAACCGTGGATATGGTTTTTCGCTTTGACTCTCAAAACCGCAACAATCCCGAATCCGTAAAAAATATCAACATTCACACGGGTAATGGCCGCTATGTACCTTTGGATCAAATTGCCAAAATCAGCTATGATGCCGAAGAAGGCCTTATTTACCGCCGTGATTTAAAACCAATGATCCTGGTGCAGGCAGAACTCAAGGCTGAAAATGTAACCGGCCAGGATGTGGCCACACAAATATACGATCAGCTTAAACCGCTGCGCGAAAGCCTGCCCTTTGGCTACAGCATAGAATACGACGGTTCGAATGAAGACAGTGTTAAAGCCCTTCACTTCCTTTTGGAGCCGGTACCGGCCATGTTCATTATTATTATGATCATCTTGATGGCCCAGTTGCAAAGTATCCCAAAAATGATGCTTACGATGCTGACGGCGCCTTTGGGCATTATCGGTGTATCCGTAGGCCTGTTCATCTCCGGCAAGCCTCTGGGTTTTGTGGTGCAGCTTGGCATTTTAGCCTTGTCAGGCATCATAATGCGTAACTCAGTCATTCTTATCGACCAAATTGACCAACAGCTCGCCGCCGGGGCTTCTCCGTGGAATGCCATAATTGAAGCAACGGTCATCCGGCTGCGGCCTATTTTGCTGACAGCAGCCGCGGCAATTTTGGGAATGGTTCCCCTTCTATCCAGTGTTTTCTGGGGGCCGCTGGCTGTAACCATTGCCGCCGGCTTATTAGGTGCCACCATACTTACTCTCCTGGTTTTACCGGTTATGTATGCCACCTGTTACAGGGTACAGTCCAACCATACGCTGCCGGTTCCGCTGGGACCCGATAAACAAGGCGATGCTCCGTTAGCATAA
- a CDS encoding efflux RND transporter periplasmic adaptor subunit, giving the protein MHQWNWLTKLPKQKIYYGLAALVIALCIIGGIIWNSHRQVKTVTDDITVVQTAVIGAAGSAQEYTYSGEVRGRYESQLAFQVSGKIIKRNVELGSVINVGDVLMQIDPKDIQQTVNSASAQVYSAESQLRLAESNLNRYRQLYEDGAVGRMTYEQYVSAYEVASATVQQASAQRTQGANQLDYSLLRTDKPGVVSAIKAEAGQVVSAGQPVLTIVQDGEREVEISVPENRIEELRKAQQIKVTFWALSNVSAAGKVREIAPMADPVTRTYKVRISLLNPPPEMKLGMTAAVSLFDSEAQSTATIPLSAVYQNGDTPYVWVVTDGTVALRQIKTGKFGNGTIQVVAGLQQGDRIVTAGVHKLNEGQKVKLGGDSL; this is encoded by the coding sequence ATGCACCAATGGAACTGGTTGACCAAACTGCCAAAACAAAAAATATATTACGGATTAGCTGCACTAGTAATCGCATTGTGTATTATCGGCGGGATTATATGGAATTCACACCGTCAAGTCAAAACAGTCACAGATGATATTACAGTGGTCCAAACCGCCGTAATTGGCGCCGCAGGCTCTGCGCAGGAATACACGTATTCCGGTGAAGTCCGCGGACGCTATGAAAGCCAGCTGGCTTTCCAGGTCAGCGGCAAAATTATAAAACGGAATGTAGAACTGGGCAGCGTAATAAATGTCGGCGATGTGCTGATGCAGATTGATCCCAAGGATATTCAGCAAACTGTAAACAGCGCTTCGGCCCAAGTATACTCCGCTGAGTCACAGCTCCGGCTGGCGGAAAGCAATTTGAACCGCTACCGGCAGCTCTACGAAGACGGCGCTGTCGGCCGCATGACTTACGAACAGTATGTCAGTGCCTATGAAGTAGCCTCCGCTACGGTACAGCAGGCTTCTGCCCAACGTACGCAGGGGGCCAACCAGCTTGACTACAGCCTGCTGCGTACCGACAAACCGGGCGTCGTCTCTGCCATCAAGGCGGAAGCGGGTCAGGTGGTCAGTGCCGGACAGCCGGTACTGACTATTGTTCAGGATGGGGAACGGGAAGTAGAAATCAGCGTTCCGGAAAATCGGATCGAAGAGTTACGAAAAGCGCAGCAAATTAAAGTGACATTCTGGGCATTGTCTAATGTATCAGCGGCAGGTAAAGTGCGGGAAATTGCCCCCATGGCTGATCCGGTAACCCGCACCTACAAAGTACGCATCAGCTTACTCAACCCGCCGCCTGAAATGAAATTGGGCATGACCGCTGCCGTTAGCCTTTTCGATAGCGAAGCACAATCAACGGCAACGATTCCATTGTCGGCTGTTTACCAAAACGGCGACACCCCGTATGTTTGGGTCGTAACCGACGGCACGGTTGCCTTACGTCAAATTAAAACCGGTAAATTCGGCAATGGAACCATTCAGGTTGTCGCCGGACTGCAGCAAGGCGACCGGATCGTAACGGCCGGAGTCCATAAGCTCAATGAGGGGCAGAAAGTGAAATTGGGCGGTGACTCTTTATGA